In Cydia pomonella isolate Wapato2018A chromosome 27, ilCydPomo1, whole genome shotgun sequence, a single genomic region encodes these proteins:
- the LOC133532569 gene encoding tubulin beta chain-like isoform X1, whose product MREIVHLQAGQCGNQIGSKFWEIISDEHGIDTTGHYHGDSDLQLERIQVYYNEAADGTRFVPRAVLVDLEPGTMDAIRSSTYGQLFRPDNFVFGQSGAGNNWAKGHYTEGAELVDAVMDVVRKESEGCDCLQGFQLTHSLGGGTGSGLGTLLLSKLREEYPDRIVNTFSVMPSPKVSDTVVEPYNATLSVHQLVENTDETFCIDNEALYDICFRTLRLSEPTYGDLNHLVSLTMSGVTTCLRFPGQLNADLRKLAVNMVPFPRLHFFMPGFAPLTARNSQGYRALTVPELTQQMFSPGNMMTACDPRHGRYLTVAAIFRGRMSMKEVDEQMLTVQDKNSSYFVEWIPNNVKVAVCDVPPRGVKMAATFVGNSTAIQEIFKRVSEQFTVMFRRKAFLHWYTGEGMDEMEFTEAESNMNDLVSEYQQYEEVGVEDGEFDEQEEMPGDEYTEEG is encoded by the exons TTCTGGGAGATAATTTCCGACGAGCATGGTATCGACACGACCGGCCACTACCACGGGGACAGCGACCTGCAGCTGGAGCGTATACAAGTCTACTACAACGAGGCTGCCGATG GAACTCGCTTTGTGCCTCGCGCCGTCCTAGTGGACCTGGAGCCTGGCACCATGGACGCTATCCGCTCTTCCACCTACGGCCAGTTGTTCCGTCCGGACAACTTCGTCTTTGGCCAGAGCGGAGCCG GTAACAACTGGGCGAAAGGCCACTATACTGAGGGCGCTGAGCTGGTGGACGCCGTCATGGACGTCGTCAGGAAGGAGTCAGAGGGTTGCGACTGTCTTCAAG GGTTCCAGCTCACCCACTCCCTGGGCGGCGGCACGGGCTCCGGCCTCGGCACGTTGCTGCTCAGCAAGCTGCGCGAGGAGTACCCCGACCGCATCGTCAACACCTTCAGCGTCATGCCTTCACCCAAG GTGTCCGACACGGTAGTAGAGCCATACAACGCCACTCTTTCCGTGCACCAGCTGGTAGAAAACACGGACGAGACCTTCTGCATCGACAACGAAGCGCTCTACGACATCTGCTTCAGGACTCTGAGGCTCTCGGAACCTACGTATGGAGATCTAAATCATCTTGTTTCG TTGACGATGTCCGGAGTGACGACATGCCTCCGGTTCCCCGGACAGCTCAACGCGGATCTCCGGAAGTTAGCCGTCAACATGGTGCCTTTCCCTCGCCTGCACTTCTTCATGCCTG GGTTCGCTCCACTGACCGCCAGAAACAGCCAAGGCTACAGAGCTCTCACAGTACCAGAATTAACTCAACAG ATGTTCAGCCCCGGCAACATGATGACGGCGTGCGACCCGCGGCACGGGCGCTACCTCACCGTGGCGGCCATCTTCCGCGGCCGCATGTCCATGAAAGAAGTTGACGAGCAGATGCTCACTGTCCAGGATAAAAACTCTAG TTACTTCGTGGAGTGGATCCCCAACAACGTGAAGGTGGCGGTGTGCGACGTGCCGCCGCGCGGcgtcaagatggcggccacgtTCGTCGGCAACTCCACCGCCATACAGGAGATCTTCAAGCGCGTCTCCGAGCAGTTCACCGTCATGTTCCGCCGCAAG GCATTCCTTCATTGGTACACGGGCGAGGGCATGGACGAGATGGAGTTCACGGAGGCCGAGAGCAACATGAACGACCTGGTGTCGGAGTACCAGCAGTATGAG GAGGTGGGAGTAGAAGATGGAGAATTCGATGAACAAGAAGAGATGCCCGGAGACGAATATACTGAGGAAGGATAA
- the LOC133532569 gene encoding tubulin beta chain-like isoform X2 — MDAIRSSTYGQLFRPDNFVFGQSGAGNNWAKGHYTEGAELVDAVMDVVRKESEGCDCLQGFQLTHSLGGGTGSGLGTLLLSKLREEYPDRIVNTFSVMPSPKVSDTVVEPYNATLSVHQLVENTDETFCIDNEALYDICFRTLRLSEPTYGDLNHLVSLTMSGVTTCLRFPGQLNADLRKLAVNMVPFPRLHFFMPGFAPLTARNSQGYRALTVPELTQQMFSPGNMMTACDPRHGRYLTVAAIFRGRMSMKEVDEQMLTVQDKNSSYFVEWIPNNVKVAVCDVPPRGVKMAATFVGNSTAIQEIFKRVSEQFTVMFRRKAFLHWYTGEGMDEMEFTEAESNMNDLVSEYQQYEEVGVEDGEFDEQEEMPGDEYTEEG; from the exons ATGGACGCTATCCGCTCTTCCACCTACGGCCAGTTGTTCCGTCCGGACAACTTCGTCTTTGGCCAGAGCGGAGCCG GTAACAACTGGGCGAAAGGCCACTATACTGAGGGCGCTGAGCTGGTGGACGCCGTCATGGACGTCGTCAGGAAGGAGTCAGAGGGTTGCGACTGTCTTCAAG GGTTCCAGCTCACCCACTCCCTGGGCGGCGGCACGGGCTCCGGCCTCGGCACGTTGCTGCTCAGCAAGCTGCGCGAGGAGTACCCCGACCGCATCGTCAACACCTTCAGCGTCATGCCTTCACCCAAG GTGTCCGACACGGTAGTAGAGCCATACAACGCCACTCTTTCCGTGCACCAGCTGGTAGAAAACACGGACGAGACCTTCTGCATCGACAACGAAGCGCTCTACGACATCTGCTTCAGGACTCTGAGGCTCTCGGAACCTACGTATGGAGATCTAAATCATCTTGTTTCG TTGACGATGTCCGGAGTGACGACATGCCTCCGGTTCCCCGGACAGCTCAACGCGGATCTCCGGAAGTTAGCCGTCAACATGGTGCCTTTCCCTCGCCTGCACTTCTTCATGCCTG GGTTCGCTCCACTGACCGCCAGAAACAGCCAAGGCTACAGAGCTCTCACAGTACCAGAATTAACTCAACAG ATGTTCAGCCCCGGCAACATGATGACGGCGTGCGACCCGCGGCACGGGCGCTACCTCACCGTGGCGGCCATCTTCCGCGGCCGCATGTCCATGAAAGAAGTTGACGAGCAGATGCTCACTGTCCAGGATAAAAACTCTAG TTACTTCGTGGAGTGGATCCCCAACAACGTGAAGGTGGCGGTGTGCGACGTGCCGCCGCGCGGcgtcaagatggcggccacgtTCGTCGGCAACTCCACCGCCATACAGGAGATCTTCAAGCGCGTCTCCGAGCAGTTCACCGTCATGTTCCGCCGCAAG GCATTCCTTCATTGGTACACGGGCGAGGGCATGGACGAGATGGAGTTCACGGAGGCCGAGAGCAACATGAACGACCTGGTGTCGGAGTACCAGCAGTATGAG GAGGTGGGAGTAGAAGATGGAGAATTCGATGAACAAGAAGAGATGCCCGGAGACGAATATACTGAGGAAGGATAA
- the LOC133532580 gene encoding RNA-binding protein 48, giving the protein MSEERGDNKIILPHHEQQQLCTTRLPYRQGRKLTAIKVYTINSESNHLLIFGVPSLNLRQEAKALFQKFGRLKSFTLAKDYKGEQFTETYHAVFEKIQSARVAKRMIDTKNFYGGSLHITYAPELEDLDETRIKLLQRKHDVLTRLRNLQNEEDKFVKKVEIEPVVEQIVPKLNMGETNVISQDGSVRKRKLKEYVEEKRFKPCFITNEVKSEVDVSKNATNFIDRLPKVTVEKPNTFNTIDNNIEIIDCTSTDIETVTNVNEHDNKKDGVKIYKISEKPLNKIKFNVNKKS; this is encoded by the exons ATGTCGGAAGAGCGTGgtgacaataaaattattctgCCTCACCACGAGCAGCAGCAGCTGTGCACAACACGGCTGCCCTACCGCCAAGGCCGCAAACTTACTGCTATTAAG GTTTATACGATCAACAGTGAATCTAACCACCTCCTAATATTCGGAGTTCCGTCCCTCAATCTGCGACAAGAAGCCAAAGCCCTTTTCCAGAAATTCGGAAGGTTAAAATCATTTACTTTGGCAAAGGACTACAAAGGCGAGCAATTTACAGAGACTTATCATGCCGTTTTCGAGAAAATACAATCAGCTCGTGTCGCTAAGAGAATGATAGACACTAAAAACTTCTATGGAGGTTCCTTGCATATAACCTATGCTCCGGAATTAGAAGATTTAGATGAAACTAGAATAAAATTGTTGCAAAGAAAACATGATGTTTTAACTCGACTGAGAAATTTGCAGAATGAAGAAGATAAATTTGTCAAAAAAGTTGAAATTGAGCCGGTAGTTGAGCAAATTGTGCCTAAACTAAATATGGGTGAAACTAATGTGATTTCTCAAGATGGTTCAGTTAGGAAACGAAAACTTAAAGAATATGTTGAAGAGAAAAGATTTAAACCTTGTTTTATTACAAATGAAGTTAAATCTGAAGTAGATGTAAGTAAAAACGCTACTAATTTTATAGATAGACTTCCAAAAGTAACAGTAGAAAAGCCTAATACATTTAATACAATAGACAATAACATAGAAATAATAGATTGTACTTCTACAGATATAGAAACTGTAACAAATGTGAATGAACATGACAATAAAAAAGATGgtgttaaaatttataaaatatcagaaaaacctttgaataaaatcaaatttaatgtaaataaaaagagTTAA
- the LOC133532582 gene encoding protein LSM12-like has translation MSTVVSDCFTIGSIVATRTCYNQEIEGEVLAFDPQTKMLILKCPSSSGNPKRHDVNIVNLSLVSDVQIKKEVTVVPEAPQSLNLHRLNTRVRNSIENKRRLVSALSACLDPEGQRLFLAIARVIDDVSWAGQNIRVYNEVTISPPYKVENVAGEPESKPYNYIRKFVERHWSDRERAPAAHPHPPHAHTAPQ, from the exons ATGTCAACAGTCGTGTCTGACTGCTTTACCATCGGCAGTATAGTAGCAACGCGAACATGTTACAACCAAGAAATAGAAGGCGAAGTTTTAGCCTTCGATCCTCAAACGAAGATGTTGATATTGAAATGTCCATCTTCCAGCGGTAATCCTAAACGCCACGATGTGAATATTGTTAATTTATCGTTAGTCAGTGACGTGCAAATCAAGAAAGAAGTGACCGTCGTACCGGAAGCTCCCCAGAGCCTAAATTTACACAGACTTAATACTAGAGTACGAAATTCTATTGAGAATAAGAGAAGACTA GTATCAGCACTATCAGCATGTCTGGACCCCGAGGGTCAGCGGCTGTTTCTGGCCATCGCGCGGGTCATTGACGACGTGTCATGGGCCGGCCAGAACATCCGCGTCTACAACGAAGTCACCATCTCACCGCCTTACAAG GTAGAGAACGTGGCGGGCGAGCCGGAGTCGAAGCCCTACAACTACATCCGCAAGTTCGTGGAGCGCCACTGGAGCGACCGCGagcgcgcgcccgccgcgcaCCCGCACCCGCCGCACGCGCACACCGCGCCGCAATAg